ATTTTTAATAGCTTCAGCAGATACACCTAAAACGGCAGCTATTTTACTCAAAGCATCATCCTCTACCTCTGCACTTTGCTCAATCTTAGAAACAGCTTGTTGACTGATACCAAGCTCTAAAGCTAAAGCTTCCTGTTTCATGCCACGTAATTCGCGTATGCGGCTTATTTTTCTTCCGATGTGTAATGCTGTTTCTGCCATAGCCCAAAAGTAATGTGATAATTGTAAATGTACAAAACAACGGGCAGATTGTAAAACACAACCTGTTATGGTTCGGTACGCTACAAGCATACGCCAATTTTGATAAACAATCAAAATTATGGCTATGAACAGACAAAACTTAAATCTTACTACGCCCCAATATAACAAGCTTATTGAGGTCATTAATTCGCTCGTTACCAAGTACAACGTGGA
The window above is part of the Arcticibacter tournemirensis genome. Proteins encoded here:
- a CDS encoding helix-turn-helix domain-containing protein, coding for MAETALHIGRKISRIRELRGMKQEALALELGISQQAVSKIEQSAEVEDDALSKIAAVLGVSAEAIKNYSDEAVIYNIQNNYEGSNNHGANVGHQFNFNPIEKLVELFEENKSLYERLLASEKEKVELLKDKK